Proteins encoded by one window of Kribbella flavida DSM 17836:
- a CDS encoding sigma-70 family RNA polymerase sigma factor, whose translation MSEESTALPWPLVAGAGGTTPTELMARVARGDSDAFAQLYDQMVPRVYGLIRRVLRNPAQSEEVTQEVMVEVWRTCTRYDADRGSPASWILTMAHRRAIDRVRSEQSSTDREQAMAAASATTEYDEVAEAVTSNLEVQQVRNCLSALTELQRESVTLAYYGGYSYREVAELLDAKLATIKARMRDGLIRLRDCLGVTEK comes from the coding sequence GTGAGCGAGGAGTCGACAGCCCTTCCGTGGCCGCTGGTGGCCGGGGCCGGCGGGACCACGCCGACCGAGCTGATGGCTCGGGTGGCCCGTGGGGACTCCGACGCGTTCGCCCAGCTGTACGACCAGATGGTGCCGCGCGTCTACGGCCTGATCCGGCGGGTGCTGCGCAACCCGGCCCAGTCCGAGGAGGTCACCCAGGAGGTGATGGTCGAAGTCTGGCGGACCTGCACCCGGTACGACGCCGACCGCGGCTCACCCGCCTCCTGGATCCTCACGATGGCGCACCGGCGGGCGATCGACCGGGTCCGCTCCGAGCAGTCGTCGACCGACCGTGAGCAGGCGATGGCCGCGGCCAGCGCCACCACGGAGTACGACGAGGTGGCCGAGGCGGTCACCTCGAACCTGGAGGTCCAGCAGGTGCGGAACTGCCTCTCGGCGCTGACCGAGCTGCAACGGGAGTCGGTGACACTGGCCTACTACGGCGGATACTCCTACCGCGAAGTCGCCGAACTGCTGGACGCCAAACTGGCGACGATCAAGGCGCGGATGCGCGACGGCCTGATCCGGCTGCGCGACTGCCTGGGTGTGACGGAGAAGTGA
- the fdhD gene encoding formate dehydrogenase accessory sulfurtransferase FdhD translates to MGKGPVTRYKVEVLDGDKLSRREDVVVTEEPLELRLEWPGRPAAPLTVTMRTPGADFELAAGFCLGEGFAVRPDALKTVAYCTDVQLTREQQFNTVTVTFDGPPDREPLERYGVTSAACGVCGQQSLDELAERAYAPVDPVEAPLDVVLRLPDLLREAQPTFGRTGGLHAAGLFTADGRKVVVKEDVGRHNAVDKVIGWTVLNQHSRKGLVLVLSGRAGYELVQKAVAAGIGMIVAVGAPSSLAVDLARRFGITLAGFTRGERCVIYSTPGRILH, encoded by the coding sequence ATGGGCAAAGGGCCGGTGACGCGGTACAAGGTCGAGGTTCTCGACGGCGACAAGCTGTCTCGCCGCGAGGACGTCGTGGTCACCGAGGAACCGCTCGAGCTGCGGCTGGAGTGGCCGGGCCGGCCGGCCGCGCCGCTGACGGTGACGATGCGCACGCCCGGCGCCGACTTCGAGCTCGCCGCCGGGTTCTGTCTCGGCGAGGGGTTCGCGGTCCGCCCCGACGCCCTCAAGACCGTTGCCTACTGCACCGATGTGCAGCTGACCCGGGAGCAGCAGTTCAACACCGTCACGGTGACCTTCGACGGCCCGCCGGACCGCGAGCCGCTCGAGCGGTACGGCGTGACGTCGGCCGCCTGCGGGGTCTGCGGCCAGCAGAGCCTGGACGAACTGGCCGAGCGCGCCTACGCCCCCGTCGACCCGGTCGAGGCCCCGCTGGACGTCGTGCTGCGGCTGCCCGACCTGCTGCGGGAGGCGCAGCCCACGTTCGGCCGGACCGGTGGACTGCACGCGGCCGGTCTGTTCACCGCCGACGGCCGCAAGGTGGTCGTCAAGGAGGACGTCGGCCGGCACAACGCCGTCGACAAGGTGATCGGCTGGACGGTGCTCAACCAGCACAGCCGGAAGGGCCTGGTGCTGGTGCTCAGCGGCCGCGCCGGGTACGAACTGGTTCAGAAGGCGGTCGCGGCCGGGATCGGCATGATCGTCGCGGTCGGCGCCCCGTCCAGCCTGGCCGTCGACCTGGCTCGGCGGTTCGGGATCACACTGGCCGGCTTCACCCGCGGTGAGCGCTGTGTGATCTACAGCACTCCGGGGCGTATCCTGCACTGA
- a CDS encoding anti-sigma factor, whose protein sequence is MTPPDVHMLTGPYVLNALPEDERIGFERHLADCSSCSAEVAELREAANKLGTAVAAPPPPALRSRVLAEIATTRQLPPLVREPEPAPVDELAHRRYSRRSVFGLAAAALAVAGAGGIAVDQYRDSQRLERQNQELAALLSQPDARTARSDVAGGGQATVVMSPSQDRAIVLLHGLAKLPDGKTYQLWLQDRSEAMHSAGIAAPEDSKLIQGGITDKIALGITVENTPGVDAPTQAPAALVRMA, encoded by the coding sequence ATGACGCCGCCTGATGTGCACATGCTGACCGGCCCCTACGTGCTGAACGCGCTGCCCGAGGACGAGCGGATCGGCTTCGAGCGGCATCTCGCCGACTGCTCCTCGTGCAGCGCAGAGGTCGCCGAGCTGCGGGAAGCAGCCAACAAGCTCGGCACGGCCGTCGCGGCGCCGCCGCCACCTGCACTGAGGTCACGGGTGCTCGCCGAGATCGCGACCACCCGGCAGCTGCCGCCGCTGGTCCGCGAGCCGGAGCCGGCACCGGTGGACGAGCTCGCGCACCGGCGGTACAGCCGGCGCTCGGTCTTCGGCCTGGCCGCCGCCGCGCTGGCCGTCGCCGGCGCGGGTGGCATTGCGGTCGACCAGTACCGCGACAGCCAGCGGCTCGAGCGGCAGAACCAGGAGCTCGCCGCACTGCTGTCCCAGCCGGACGCGAGGACCGCCCGCAGCGACGTCGCCGGCGGCGGTCAGGCGACAGTCGTGATGTCGCCGAGCCAGGACCGCGCCATCGTGCTGCTGCACGGCCTGGCGAAACTGCCCGACGGCAAGACCTACCAGCTCTGGCTGCAAGACCGCTCCGAGGCGATGCACTCGGCCGGCATCGCGGCGCCCGAGGACAGCAAGCTGATCCAGGGCGGCATCACCGACAAGATCGCCCTCGGCATCACCGTCGAGAACACCCCCGGCGTCGACGCCCCCACTCAGGCTCCCGCCGCCCTCGTCCGGATGGCCTGA